Proteins co-encoded in one Cinclus cinclus chromosome 17, bCinCin1.1, whole genome shotgun sequence genomic window:
- the ANKLE2 gene encoding ankyrin repeat and LEM domain-containing protein 2 yields the protein MERWVGAAGGWDSLWGAGWGRWPCWELLAACAVIGAVGWLLRLRDRRPGGRRAAAAISSPTPVASPAPRSGPAPLAPGSQRCSGSRPGEITMDTILSRLKKLSHDDLREEIVRAGLKCGPITATTRFIFEKKLAQALLEQQGALEEEGAALSEEAAGNVPVNHNSHGSAAEEADFGYCVGLNPPEEDAVTHVNCSAPACGADSQITAQTPSRDPPLFYGVCPVYDDILARNERIHVYEDRKEALQAVKMIKGSRFKAFTNREDAEKFAKGICDYFPSPGKSLCLSPVKMGSFNRDGLCSPESETVNKERANSYKSPRTQDLTAKLRKAVEKGDTATFSDLIWSNPRYLIGSGDNPTIVQEGCRYNVMHVAAKENQPAICQLLLDTLENPEFMRLMYPDDNNVMLKKRIQYIVDLYLNTPDKMWFDTPLHFACKFGNLDVVNVLTSHPAIVKNPRNKYDQTPAEVVCERSKNKSAELKEKIREYLKGRYYVPLLRAEDNSSAPVIGAPWSPDQTDDGSQRTWPKYPGSPKDPVLSIRAFAGPMSPSKAEEFRRLWKTPPRERAGFFHNVRKSDLERGVERVGRELAHELGFPWVEYWEFLGCFVDLSSQEGLRKLEEYLSHCEMSEKAQPETGENETCNRYKTPHPSGKSKKFCNSISVGAFLDEDDDDMSLEEIKNRQNAARNISPILVSKEPSIDAIGDAECDILSMEHAGNIIETSAHPRHYEKGAAASKNGFCSPVSSERIISDRKQLHDGSECFMSPISNLMSEFESLSFQEQEVAGVSHKITEKTQNEGILDKTCSAVSLASSSEPSVTGKHGETTLRTDYKISFEKDRVSRESGIQTKEAQQRQELSSQKFLLKTSPTNDNLKLFLLGEQPSKLDGDVLAAIEGAEIDPQKFPMIYKWKHAVQSYSSSDRQSWPSPALKARFQSQPIPAGLPNASVYPGSGRNSPIPGSPGKHGSAASFPAEPGSPGRYSPACVLRYFTEPPAH from the exons GTGAGATAACAATGGATACAATATTGTCCCGATTAAAGAAGCTCAGCCACGATGACCTTAGAGAAGAGATTGTGAGAGCAGGACTGAAATGTGGGCCCATTACTGCAACTACGaggtttatttttgaaaaaaaattggctCAGGCACTGTTGGAACAGCAAGGAGCAttggaggaggaaggggctgCTCTGTCAGAGGAGGCTGCTGGAAATGTTCCGGTGAATCACAACAGCCATGGAAGTGCTGCTGAGGAGGCAGACTTTGGGTACTGTGTGGGTCTGAACCCTCCAGAAGAAGATGCTGTGACACACGTGAACTGttcagctcctgcctgtggTGCTGATTCACAGATCACTGCTCAGACACCGTCCAGAGATCCTCCACTATTCTATGGTGTTTGCCCAGTTTATGATGACATACTGGCAAGGAATG AGAGAATACACGTTTATGAAGATAGGAAGGAGGCTCTCCAGGCTGTTAAGATGATTAAGGGTTCCCGTTTTAAAGCTTTTACAAACAGAGAGGATGCTGAGAAATTTGCTAAAGGAATTTGTGATTATTTCCCATCTCCAGGCAAATCTTTATGTTTGTCTCCAGTGAAAATGGGATCATTTAACAGAG ATGGTTTATGCTCCCCTGAGAGCGAGACTGTGAATAAGGAGAGAGCCAACAGCTACAAAAGTCCACGGACTCAAGATCTCACAGCAAAGCTTCGGAAAGCTGTTGAGAAAGGAGACACAGCAACGTTTTCAGACCTTATTTGGAGTAACCCTCGTTACCTGATCGGGTCAGGAGACAACCCAACAATTGTACAG gaaggaTGTAGGTACAATGTCATGCATGTTGCTGCCAAGGAAAATCAGCCTGCTATCTGCCAGTTATTGCTGGACACTCTGGAAAATCCAGAATTTATGCGGCTGATGTACCCAGATGATAACAATGTCATGTTGAAGAAACGCATCCAATATATTGTTGACCTTTACCTGAACACTCCAGATAAAATG TGGTTTGATACTCCATTGCATTTTGCCTGCAAGTTTGGGAATTTGGATGTGGTTAATGTGCTTACCTCACACCCAGCCATTGTAAAAAATCCAAGAAACAAATATGATCAAACTCCAGCAGAA GTAGTTTGTGAAAGAAGCAAGAACAAATCTGCTGAATTGAAAGAAAAGATAAGAGAGTACTTGAAAG GTCGCTATTACGTCCCACTCCTGAGGGCAGAAGACAATTCCTCAGCTCCGGTCATTGGGGCACCGTGGTCGCCCGACCAGACGGACGATGGCTCCCAGAGAACTTGGCCTAAATACCCTGGCAGCCCCAAAGACCCAGTGCTGTCCATCAGAGCTTTCGCAGGCCCCATGAGCCCCTCGAAG gcTGAAGAATTTCGCAGGCTGTGGAAGACTCCACCTCGAGAGAGAGCTGGCTTCTTCCACAATGTCAGGAAATCTGATCTGGAGAGAGGTGTTGAAAGAGTTGGAAG GGAGTTAGCTCATGAACTGGGGTTCCCGTGGGTTGAATACTGGGAATTTCTGGGCTGTTTTGTTGATCTGTCTTCCCAGGAGGGGCTGCGAAAATTAGAAGAGTACCTGAGTCATTGTGAAATGAGCGAAAAGGCTCAGCCAGAAACAGGGGAAAATGAAACCTGCAATAGATATAAAACTCCACATCCCTCTG GCAAAAGTAAAAAGTTCTGCAATTCTATTTCTGTTGGAGCATTTTtggatgaggatgatgatgacaTGAgtttagaagaaattaaaaacagacaaaatgcAGCACGAAATATCAGCCCCATTCTGGTGTCCAAGGAGCCCAGCATTGATGCCATTGGAGATGCTGAGTGTGATATCCTGTCCATGGAGCATGCAGGAAACATCATCGAGACCTCAGCTCACCCTCGGCACTATGAgaagggagctgctgccagcaaaaATGGGTTTTGCAGTCCCGTGTCCAGTGAAAGGATCATCAGTGACAGAAAGCAGCTGCATGATGGGTCAGAATGCTTCATGTCACCCATTTCCAATCTGATGTCAGAATTTGAAAGTCTGTCATTCCAAGAACAAGAGGTTGCAGGAGTATCTcataaaatcactgaaaaaactCAGAATGAGGGAATTCTGGACAAGacctgctctgcagtgtcacTGGCAAGTTCTTCTGAGCCAAGTGTTACAGGAAAACATGGAGAGACCACATTAAGGACAGACTACAAAATATCATTTGAAAAGGATAGAGTGTCCAGAGAATCTGGAATTCAGACTAAGGAGGCACAACAACGTCAAGAACTTTCTTCCCAGAAGTTTCTTTTGAAGACTTCACCCACAAACGACAATTTAAAGTTATTCCTTCTTGG GGAGCAGCCCTCGAAGCTGGATGGTGATGTCTTAGCAGCTATAGAAGGGGCAGAGATTGATCCCCAGAAATTCCCAATGATTTACAAATGGAAACACGCAGTGCAGTCCTACTCCTCATCTGACAGGCAAAG TTGGCCAAGTCCAGCATTGAAGGCAAGATTCCAGTCCCAACCCATCCCTGCTGGCCTTCCAAATGCTTCAGTGTATCCTGGTTCAGGAAGAAACAGTCCCATACCAGGAAGTCCAGGAAAACACGGCAGCGCTGCCTCGTTCCCTGCAGAGCCGGGGAGCCCTGGGCGCTACAGCCCCGCCTGTGTCCTGCGCTACTTCACAGAGCCTCCTGCCCACTAA